In Zobellia roscoffensis, the following are encoded in one genomic region:
- a CDS encoding IlvD/Edd family dehydratase — protein sequence MKDKKHLRSSEWFGGKDKMGFVHRSWLRNQGYPDDYFTGKPVIGICNTWSELTPCNGHLRDFAEVVKRGILEAGGFPMEFPVMSLGETIMRPTSMLFRNLASMDTEESIRANPLDGIVLLTGCDKTTPSTVMGACSVDLPTIVVPGGPMLSGRFRGEKIGSGSMNWMIKEKQSVEGFSDADITEAEVCVARSIGHCNTMGTASTMATMVEALGLTLPGFSSIPAVDSRKKLFAQLSGRRIVEMVKEDLKLSKVLTRQAFENAIVTNAAVGGSTNLIIHLTAIAGRIGVDLNLEDFDTLGSKVPLLVNLKPSGKHLMEDFFYAGGLPVVMKELKSKLHADALTVNGKYITENYTGAVCYDDDVIAPIENPIQQNAGIAVLKGNLCENGAVIKPSAASKELMKHTGKAVVFESMEDYHARIDDPGLDIDKNSVIVLKGVGPKGYPGMPEVGNVDLPKKLLLEGITDMVRISDGRMSGTAAGTVILHVSPESTVGGTLALVQNDDLITLDVENRRLHLEVSEEELTKRKTAWTAPKPLADRGYVKMYIDHVEQAHKGADLDFLVGGSGSKVDRDLH from the coding sequence ATGAAAGACAAGAAACACCTGCGTAGTAGTGAATGGTTTGGTGGTAAAGACAAAATGGGTTTTGTGCACCGTTCATGGCTAAGAAATCAAGGATATCCAGATGATTATTTTACGGGCAAACCGGTTATTGGTATCTGTAATACTTGGTCTGAGCTAACACCCTGTAATGGTCATTTACGGGATTTTGCCGAAGTTGTAAAACGGGGTATTTTGGAAGCCGGTGGTTTTCCTATGGAGTTTCCGGTGATGTCTTTGGGCGAAACTATTATGAGGCCCACATCGATGCTTTTTCGCAATTTGGCGAGTATGGATACGGAAGAGTCCATACGTGCTAATCCACTAGACGGGATTGTGTTGTTGACAGGTTGCGACAAGACTACACCTAGTACGGTAATGGGCGCTTGTAGCGTAGATTTACCAACTATTGTTGTTCCTGGTGGTCCCATGCTGAGTGGGAGGTTTAGAGGAGAAAAAATAGGCTCTGGTTCTATGAATTGGATGATAAAAGAAAAACAAAGTGTGGAGGGTTTTTCAGATGCGGATATTACCGAGGCAGAAGTTTGTGTGGCGCGTAGTATTGGACATTGTAACACCATGGGTACGGCATCTACAATGGCAACAATGGTAGAGGCTTTAGGGTTGACTTTGCCAGGTTTTTCATCTATTCCTGCGGTAGATTCCCGTAAAAAATTGTTCGCACAACTTTCGGGAAGACGTATTGTGGAAATGGTAAAAGAAGATTTAAAACTATCAAAAGTATTAACGCGCCAGGCCTTTGAGAATGCCATTGTTACCAATGCAGCTGTTGGAGGTTCTACCAATCTTATTATTCATTTGACTGCTATTGCGGGAAGAATAGGAGTAGACTTGAACCTAGAGGATTTTGATACCCTGGGAAGCAAAGTGCCACTGTTGGTGAATCTTAAACCTTCTGGAAAACATTTAATGGAAGACTTTTTCTATGCAGGTGGACTTCCCGTTGTTATGAAAGAATTGAAATCTAAACTTCATGCTGATGCTCTCACGGTAAACGGAAAATATATTACAGAAAATTACACTGGTGCCGTTTGTTATGATGACGATGTTATAGCGCCTATAGAAAATCCTATTCAACAGAATGCCGGTATTGCTGTACTCAAGGGAAATCTCTGTGAAAACGGTGCGGTTATAAAACCGTCGGCAGCATCAAAAGAACTAATGAAGCACACGGGTAAGGCGGTTGTTTTTGAGAGTATGGAAGATTACCATGCACGAATTGATGATCCAGGATTAGATATAGACAAGAATAGTGTTATTGTTTTAAAAGGAGTGGGTCCAAAAGGTTATCCGGGTATGCCAGAGGTTGGTAATGTAGACCTTCCTAAGAAATTGTTACTGGAAGGTATTACGGACATGGTTCGTATTTCTGATGGCCGTATGAGCGGTACGGCGGCAGGTACTGTAATTTTACATGTTTCCCCAGAATCTACGGTAGGCGGAACTTTAGCTTTAGTTCAAAACGATGATTTAATTACATTGGACGTTGAGAACAGAAGACTTCATTTAGAGGTTTCGGAAGAGGAACTTACAAAACGAAAAACGGCATGGACAGCGCCCAAACCTTTGGCAGATAGAGGGTACGTAAAAATGTACATAGACCATGTGGAACAAGCCCATAAAGGAGCAGATTTAGACTTTTTGGTTGGAGGTTCCGGGTCTAAGGTAGATCGAGATTTGCATTAG
- a CDS encoding 3-oxoacyl-ACP synthase — MIEKEELHKFCLTFVTERISRIYKNIEDIQTSLSSETKSSAGDKHETGRAMLQLEREKLGQQLAEAEKMKQTLSKVPKEGSNKIVGLGSWVITSKAEYFLAISAGEFKAIGKSVYCISAATPIAKLLFAKEVGDTVSFNSQEIQVVEIR; from the coding sequence ATGATAGAAAAAGAAGAACTACATAAGTTCTGTTTGACATTCGTTACCGAGCGAATTTCCAGAATTTATAAAAACATTGAAGATATTCAAACTTCATTATCTTCAGAAACCAAAAGTAGTGCAGGTGATAAGCATGAAACAGGTAGGGCTATGTTACAGCTTGAACGGGAAAAATTAGGACAACAGTTAGCCGAAGCTGAAAAGATGAAGCAAACACTATCTAAAGTACCTAAAGAGGGCTCTAATAAGATAGTTGGTCTTGGTAGTTGGGTGATTACTTCAAAAGCCGAATATTTTTTAGCTATTTCTGCAGGTGAATTCAAGGCGATAGGAAAAAGTGTCTATTGCATATCGGCAGCTACGCCCATTGCCAAATTATTATTTGCTAAGGAGGTAGGAGATACGGTTAGCTTTAATAGCCAAGAAATACAAGTTGTTGAAATAAGATAA
- a CDS encoding COG2426 family protein, with amino-acid sequence MIIDFIIAILWSLSPFGEAKVGIPYGLLNGLNIYLVFVLCFAANVLVFPLMIFFLEKVNRYFLKWGFYKKSAIFVARRAKTGSGDKIKRYGFWGLIFFVMLPVPGTGVYAGSIASYLFKIEKTKAFWANTIGIFLSSLIVWSATLASMKGMG; translated from the coding sequence GTGATTATAGATTTTATTATTGCCATTTTGTGGAGCCTTTCTCCTTTCGGAGAAGCTAAGGTGGGTATACCCTATGGGTTGCTAAATGGTCTTAATATTTATTTGGTGTTTGTTCTATGTTTTGCAGCAAACGTATTGGTATTTCCTTTGATGATTTTCTTTCTGGAGAAAGTTAATCGTTATTTCCTAAAGTGGGGTTTTTATAAGAAATCTGCGATATTTGTTGCCCGTAGGGCCAAAACGGGCTCAGGAGATAAAATAAAGCGCTATGGCTTTTGGGGTCTTATATTTTTTGTAATGTTACCTGTACCGGGCACAGGCGTTTATGCCGGTAGTATTGCTTCTTATCTCTTTAAAATTGAAAAAACAAAAGCCTTTTGGGCCAATACCATTGGTATTTTTCTTTCGTCTTTAATCGTATGGTCTGCCACTTTGGCATCGATGAAAGGTATGGGCTAG
- a CDS encoding plastocyanin/azurin family copper-binding protein, with protein MKNILAAVVLVFTVAFSANAQDEMVKKEVKTIALEQTPGEFTQKSLTVSPGTYVFNIANKGVGHDVGFVLVKKGEDISKPENHIQTAYVTEVVATGKIQSSKPTVLEAGEYVYFCPMNPTATDNTILVQ; from the coding sequence ATGAAAAATATATTAGCAGCAGTAGTATTGGTATTTACAGTAGCATTTTCAGCAAATGCTCAGGATGAAATGGTAAAGAAAGAAGTAAAAACAATTGCACTAGAACAAACTCCCGGTGAGTTTACTCAAAAATCATTAACTGTTTCTCCGGGCACTTATGTTTTTAATATAGCAAATAAAGGAGTTGGTCATGATGTTGGTTTTGTTCTTGTCAAAAAAGGCGAAGATATTAGTAAACCTGAAAACCATATTCAGACTGCCTATGTGACAGAAGTTGTTGCTACAGGTAAAATACAATCGTCCAAACCAACCGTATTAGAGGCTGGGGAGTATGTATATTTTTGTCCTATGAACCCAACAGCTACAGACAATACCATTCTAGTACAGTAA
- a CDS encoding carboxymuconolactone decarboxylase family protein gives MSKFNVPTREEVSTSNQAIFDNLEKAVGFVPNLYATYAYSENALANYLALSSAKTSLTAKQKEVVNLAVSQVNECTYCLSAHTAIGKMNGFSDSEILELRAGKASFDPKLDALAALAKNITENRGATDDAVVEKFLNAGWTKENLIDTIVLVGDKTISNYIHKTTDVPVDFPVAAPLQSVEA, from the coding sequence ATGAGCAAATTTAATGTACCAACAAGAGAAGAAGTAAGCACAAGCAATCAAGCAATTTTTGACAACTTAGAAAAAGCAGTAGGTTTTGTCCCTAACCTTTACGCAACATATGCCTATTCTGAAAACGCCTTAGCGAACTATTTAGCTTTGAGCAGTGCAAAAACATCTTTGACCGCCAAACAAAAAGAAGTAGTGAACCTAGCAGTTAGTCAGGTAAACGAATGTACTTATTGTCTTTCTGCCCATACAGCTATTGGCAAAATGAATGGTTTTAGCGACTCAGAAATTCTTGAGCTTAGAGCCGGAAAAGCCTCATTTGACCCAAAATTAGATGCACTTGCCGCTCTTGCAAAAAACATTACAGAAAACCGTGGTGCAACAGACGATGCAGTAGTTGAGAAATTCTTAAACGCAGGATGGACCAAGGAAAACCTAATTGATACCATTGTGCTAGTGGGAGACAAAACAATCTCTAACTACATTCACAAAACTACAGATGTTCCTGTAGATTTTCCAGTTGCAGCTCCATTACAAAGCGTAGAAGCATAA
- a CDS encoding helix-turn-helix domain-containing protein, which produces MKFEFNDAKLGSHLGFTDDIKKYENQFSVSSGNIYMLWNRNSQPLELYIDGMPITLLPDQLVTTTYLQHVSYEKTTLPLTAFHFNREFYCINDHDHEVSCNGILFFGTQDLPIISIPTEQKRKFETLYEVFQDEFSTPDGIQGDMLQMLLKRLIIICTRLAKEQLIVKKLDNDQVEIIRKFNVLVDTHYKTKRKVSDYAELLFKSPKTLSNLFSIYNQKSPQQIILDRLALEAKRLINFTDKQNQEIAYDLGFNDPAHFSRFFKKMTGTSPSQYREIAPISS; this is translated from the coding sequence ATGAAATTTGAGTTCAATGATGCCAAGTTAGGCTCTCACTTAGGGTTTACAGATGATATTAAAAAGTATGAGAATCAATTTTCAGTAAGCTCTGGAAACATTTACATGCTTTGGAACAGAAATTCACAACCTCTTGAATTATATATTGATGGTATGCCCATAACACTGTTACCAGACCAATTGGTTACAACTACATACCTGCAGCACGTTTCATACGAGAAGACAACTTTGCCATTAACTGCATTTCACTTTAATAGAGAATTTTACTGTATAAACGATCATGATCACGAAGTATCATGTAATGGCATCTTATTTTTTGGCACTCAAGACCTTCCTATCATATCTATTCCTACAGAGCAAAAGCGTAAATTTGAAACGCTTTATGAGGTCTTCCAAGATGAGTTTTCTACTCCAGATGGTATTCAAGGAGATATGCTTCAAATGTTATTAAAACGATTAATTATCATTTGTACACGTTTGGCCAAAGAGCAACTTATCGTTAAAAAACTGGATAATGATCAAGTTGAAATTATAAGAAAGTTCAATGTTCTAGTAGATACACACTACAAAACAAAAAGGAAGGTGAGTGATTATGCAGAACTCTTATTTAAAAGTCCAAAAACGCTCTCTAATCTTTTTTCCATATACAACCAAAAATCTCCACAGCAGATTATTTTAGATCGTTTGGCCCTTGAAGCAAAACGATTAATAAACTTTACGGACAAGCAAAATCAAGAAATTGCGTATGATTTAGGTTTTAACGACCCAGCGCATTTCAGTCGGTTTTTCAAGAAAATGACCGGTACTTCTCCCTCTCAATACCGCGAAATAGCCCCAATTTCTTCGTAA
- a CDS encoding PAS domain-containing protein, whose product MKAYDEAADKFYGKIDISPVPLVSWDIHSLNFQELCMNSKDVISIQNIAERNRWVYDKLESLSTIGTDVVVITDIKLTIVHATGNILSMTGYKSEEVIGKSPKIFQGKETSPETLVKIKTAIERKIPFEAVVINYKKDGSTYNCEIKAEPVFNNRGQLVNFIAFEKEVA is encoded by the coding sequence ATGAAGGCGTACGATGAGGCGGCAGATAAGTTTTATGGTAAAATAGATATAAGTCCGGTACCGCTGGTTTCCTGGGACATACATAGTCTTAATTTTCAGGAACTTTGCATGAATAGCAAAGATGTAATTTCTATACAGAATATTGCCGAACGTAATAGATGGGTTTATGATAAACTAGAAAGTTTATCTACGATAGGTACAGATGTTGTTGTTATTACCGATATAAAATTGACTATCGTTCACGCTACGGGTAATATTCTTTCAATGACAGGATATAAATCGGAAGAAGTGATAGGAAAGTCTCCTAAAATATTCCAAGGAAAAGAAACGAGCCCAGAAACACTAGTAAAAATAAAAACGGCCATCGAAAGAAAAATTCCTTTTGAGGCCGTTGTTATAAACTATAAAAAGGACGGAAGTACTTATAATTGTGAAATAAAGGCAGAGCCTGTATTCAACAATCGAGGACAACTCGTCAACTTTATTGCATTTGAAAAAGAAGTGGCTTAA
- the pyk gene encoding pyruvate kinase: MPSNKKTKIVATLGPATSKKEVLRDMMEAGVDVFRINFSHADYKDVTERVEMIRELNEETGRNTSILADLQGPKLRVGVMASEVVVAPGDEITFVTGEPFEGTAERVYMNYAAFPQDVKPGERILLDDGKLMFEVVETNGKTEVKTKVIQGGPLRSKKGVNLPNTNISLPALTEKDVKDAIFAISLKVDWIALSFVRFSQDLIDLQAIIKEHADEKIPIIAKIEKPEAVENIDKIVAYCDGLMVARGDLGVEVPAQEVPLIQKQLVLRAKKARIPVIIATQMMETMITSLTPTRAEVNDVANSVMDGADAVMLSGETSVGNYPVQVIEKMTSILQSVEGSELIQVPHDPPHIRTKRYITKSICYHAAIMANEIKAKAISTLTNSGYTAFQISAWRPSSHILVFTSNKRILTQLNLLWGVRAFYYDKDVSTDETIEDVNKMACDKGLLETGDMLISLAAMPMKEKGMVNTLRVTEIENK; the protein is encoded by the coding sequence ATGCCAAGTAATAAAAAGACAAAAATTGTAGCCACCCTAGGGCCGGCCACAAGCAAAAAGGAAGTGCTGAGAGATATGATGGAAGCTGGTGTAGATGTCTTTCGCATCAACTTTTCACATGCTGATTATAAAGACGTTACAGAACGTGTAGAAATGATACGGGAACTCAACGAAGAAACCGGTCGCAACACCTCTATTCTTGCAGATTTGCAAGGTCCTAAATTAAGGGTAGGTGTTATGGCTAGTGAAGTAGTCGTTGCCCCTGGTGATGAAATCACCTTTGTTACCGGTGAGCCTTTTGAAGGTACCGCCGAAAGGGTATATATGAATTATGCCGCATTTCCTCAAGATGTTAAGCCTGGTGAGCGTATCTTGTTAGATGATGGAAAATTGATGTTCGAAGTAGTTGAAACTAACGGTAAAACCGAAGTTAAGACCAAAGTAATACAAGGTGGGCCGCTACGTTCTAAAAAAGGAGTTAACCTTCCAAACACCAATATCTCTTTACCTGCTTTAACAGAAAAAGATGTAAAAGATGCCATTTTTGCAATTTCCTTAAAGGTAGATTGGATCGCTCTTTCATTTGTTCGTTTTAGCCAAGATCTTATTGATCTTCAAGCTATTATTAAGGAACACGCAGATGAAAAAATTCCGATTATCGCTAAAATAGAAAAACCGGAAGCTGTTGAAAACATAGATAAGATTGTTGCTTATTGTGATGGACTTATGGTTGCCCGTGGTGATTTAGGTGTTGAAGTACCAGCGCAAGAAGTTCCTTTGATTCAAAAGCAATTAGTTCTTAGGGCTAAGAAAGCTCGTATACCAGTAATTATCGCTACCCAAATGATGGAAACAATGATTACGAGCCTTACACCAACACGTGCAGAGGTGAATGACGTTGCCAACTCTGTTATGGATGGTGCAGATGCTGTTATGCTCTCAGGAGAAACATCTGTAGGTAACTACCCTGTTCAGGTTATTGAAAAAATGACAAGTATTCTACAAAGTGTAGAAGGTTCAGAACTTATTCAAGTACCTCACGATCCACCGCATATTCGCACAAAAAGATATATTACAAAATCTATTTGTTACCATGCGGCTATTATGGCGAATGAAATTAAAGCAAAAGCTATTTCTACTTTAACGAATAGTGGTTATACTGCATTTCAAATTTCTGCATGGAGACCAAGTTCACATATTCTAGTTTTCACCTCTAACAAGCGTATACTTACACAACTGAACCTTTTATGGGGTGTTCGTGCTTTTTATTATGACAAAGATGTTTCTACTGACGAAACTATAGAAGACGTTAATAAAATGGCTTGTGACAAAGGTCTTTTAGAAACAGGAGATATGTTAATTAGTTTAGCCGCAATGCCTATGAAAGAAAAAGGTATGGTAAACACTTTACGTGTAACCGAAATTGAAAACAAGTAA
- a CDS encoding IPExxxVDY family protein — protein MVAVHKITNDFYEDSFDLVALHSSLEDYAIAYALNLHLKSNFKRSEIDLDLTGHITVPIFEWKDDINDRYWTLFTNNGLVEDTVSRKGLFKDEPSFTTFHMVPEHRDVDYFLKIEQDGFINMENLVKTLQNIPKIITAYAIETDKLKSKNNLIF, from the coding sequence ATGGTAGCAGTACATAAAATTACGAACGACTTTTACGAAGATTCATTCGATTTAGTTGCATTGCATAGTAGCCTTGAAGATTATGCCATAGCCTATGCTCTCAATCTTCATTTAAAATCGAACTTTAAAAGGTCTGAAATAGACCTTGACCTTACCGGTCATATTACAGTTCCAATTTTTGAATGGAAAGATGATATTAATGATAGGTATTGGACCTTATTTACCAATAACGGTTTAGTAGAGGACACTGTGAGCCGAAAAGGGCTATTTAAGGATGAGCCGTCATTCACAACATTTCACATGGTGCCCGAACACCGAGATGTGGACTATTTTTTAAAAATAGAACAAGATGGCTTCATAAATATGGAAAACCTTGTAAAAACACTACAAAACATACCCAAAATTATAACGGCTTACGCCATAGAAACTGACAAACTCAAATCTAAGAACAATTTAATTTTTTGA
- the rnc gene encoding ribonuclease III has product MGFPSNIFNSHPKEDGDFFGGMTSILGFKPKNLAIYKKAFVHRSANEKDEDGNPLNYERLEFLGDSMLGTIISKHLYDEVPEGDEGYLTKMRSKIVSRKHLNQLGKDLGLINYVKSRIPKSHFGENIHGNVFEALVGAIYLDRGYKYCEKFISQKVIEPYVDIEQLEGKVISYKSLVIEWCQKQKKTFDYDVYDDTGNDALKHFAVKLTIADTVVAKARATSKKKAEERASKRAYYALQDKMDKS; this is encoded by the coding sequence TGGGATTTCCTTCCAATATATTCAATTCCCATCCTAAAGAGGATGGGGATTTTTTTGGAGGAATGACTTCTATTTTAGGTTTTAAACCCAAAAACCTAGCCATTTACAAAAAGGCTTTCGTACACCGCTCAGCTAATGAAAAGGATGAAGATGGAAACCCTTTAAATTATGAGCGCCTTGAGTTTTTAGGAGACTCTATGTTAGGAACCATAATCTCTAAACACTTATATGACGAGGTTCCTGAAGGTGATGAAGGTTATCTCACCAAGATGCGTTCTAAGATTGTAAGTAGAAAGCACCTCAATCAACTTGGTAAGGACTTAGGTCTTATTAATTACGTTAAAAGTCGTATTCCAAAATCGCACTTTGGCGAAAACATACATGGGAATGTTTTTGAAGCATTGGTAGGCGCAATTTATCTAGACCGCGGCTATAAATATTGCGAAAAATTCATCAGCCAAAAAGTTATAGAACCTTATGTTGATATAGAACAATTAGAAGGAAAGGTCATTAGCTACAAAAGTCTTGTAATTGAATGGTGCCAAAAGCAGAAAAAAACATTTGATTATGACGTTTATGATGACACTGGTAATGATGCACTAAAACATTTTGCGGTAAAGCTAACTATTGCGGATACGGTTGTAGCAAAAGCTAGGGCTACATCTAAAAAGAAAGCAGAAGAACGAGCTTCTAAAAGAGCATATTATGCGCTCCAAGACAAGATGGATAAGTCTTGA